The sequence below is a genomic window from Brevibacillus agri.
GTGATCGTCCAGCCCCACTACGTGCTCATGCAGACCTAAATAATAGAGGATTTCCGTATTGCTCGGACAGATGGAAACGATACGCATGTGAATCCCCCCTGTGGAAACGTCCTAAAAAAACGGCTGCACCAACAATGCGATCATGACGCCGAGCCATCCGCCAATCAGCACCTCGATCGGCTGATGGCCGAGCAGCTCTTTCAGCTTCTTCGCTTTTTCCTGGTTCGGGCGCACTTTTAACGATTTCATGCCTCCCAGAAGGTGGTTAAATTCGTCCACGAGCTTGTTTAAGACAACGGCTTGCATACCGGCATGACGGCGAACGCCTGCGGCATCGAACATGACGATCACGCCGAGAATGGCGGAGATAGCAAACATGTTGCTGGAAAAGCCTTCCCGCAGCCCAACAGCGGTCGACAGTGCGGTCACGGCAGAGGAGTGGGAGCTGGGCATACCGCCAGTGCTGAGCAACAGCGACCATTGCCATGTTTTCGTTGCAAAAAAATGGAGGGGAATTTTGATAAATTGGGCGATTCCTATGGCAATTAGTGCAGCCCATAAGGGGAAGTTTTCGAGAATATCCGCCACGGAAAATCCATTCCTTTCTACTGTACGCTTCTCTTGATTATTGTAACAGAAGGGCGTTGTCTTAATCCGTGAAGTTTTCGTTTGGATTTTAAGCGTTGCCAATCTGTGGTACCATAAGGAAAGCTCCTGGTTGGAAGGTCAGCCATATACGTGCAGGCGCTT
It includes:
- a CDS encoding divergent PAP2 family protein, producing the protein MADILENFPLWAALIAIGIAQFIKIPLHFFATKTWQWSLLLSTGGMPSSHSSAVTALSTAVGLREGFSSNMFAISAILGVIVMFDAAGVRRHAGMQAVVLNKLVDEFNHLLGGMKSLKVRPNQEKAKKLKELLGHQPIEVLIGGWLGVMIALLVQPFF